CAACCCCGGCGGACATAGGAGATGCCCCGCGCGGTCTCCGCACGAGTCATGTCGGAACTGGGGACTCTCACATGAACCTCCCACCGGTGACCTCGAGTACGGCACCGGTCATATAGCTGGACAGATCGCTGGCGAGGAACAGCACGACGGTTGCGACCTCGCGGGGGTCAGCGGCGCGACCGAGGGGGACCTCGGCGAGCTTCTGCTGAAGAATGTCGTCGCGCAGCCCCGACGTCATTGGTGTGTCGACGAGGCCGGGCTGGACTGAATTGACGCGAACGCCACGGTGCGCGAGTTCCTTGGCGGCGGCCTTGGTGAACCCCACGACACCGGCCTTGGCCGCCGAGTAGTTGGTCTGTCCGACGAGGCCGACCTTGCCGGAAATGGACGAGATATTGACAATCGAGCCGCTGCCCTGCTCGCGCATGACCGCGGCGGCCGCCTGGGTGACCAACATCATCCCGTGAAGGTTGACCTCGAACACAGCCTGCCACGCCTCCAGGGTCATGTGGCGCAAGGTGGCGTCGCGGGTGATGCCGGCGTTGTTGACGACGACGTCCAGGCTCCCCCACTGCTCGACGGCGGCACCCACAGCGGCTTCGGCATCGACCGGGGACCGGACATCCACGGCCAGTCCTAGGGCTGTGTCTGCGGCGTGCGCGACGTTGATGGCGTCGGCAGCGGCCTGCGCCGCCTCGCCGTCGATGTCGGCAACCAGCACCATAGCGCCCGACTCGGCGAG
The nucleotide sequence above comes from Nocardioides massiliensis. Encoded proteins:
- the fabG gene encoding 3-oxoacyl-ACP reductase FabG — translated: MRTSVGGERVMSLLAGKVALVTGAAQGIGRATAECLAESGAMVLVADIDGEAAQAAADAINVAHAADTALGLAVDVRSPVDAEAAVGAAVEQWGSLDVVVNNAGITRDATLRHMTLEAWQAVFEVNLHGMMLVTQAAAAVMREQGSGSIVNISSISGKVGLVGQTNYSAAKAGVVGFTKAAAKELAHRGVRVNSVQPGLVDTPMTSGLRDDILQQKLAEVPLGRAADPREVATVVLFLASDLSSYMTGAVLEVTGGRFM